A single region of the Mycobacterium avium subsp. avium genome encodes:
- a CDS encoding IS110-like element IS901 family transposase: MAEPDRVWVGIDVGKSTHHACAIDDTGKVVWSKKIPNEQAAIEDLIAQGGRIANHVVWAIDLTSPPAALLIAVLLSAKAEVVYVPGRTVNTMSHAFRGEGKTDAKDARVIAETARHRRDLSPVVPGEDLVAELRSLTAYRSDLMADWVRGVNRLRSMLTAIFPALEAAFDYSTRAPLILVSAMCTPGEIRSAKRAGVIKHLRKNRAWPNNIDTIADKALAAAAGQIITLPGEAGTAALIKQLAARLLDLDRQIKDIDKQITNKFREHPSAAIVESMPGMGPHLGAEFLVITGGNMAAFTNPGRLASFAGLVPVPRDSGRITGNLHRPKRYNRRLRRVFYLAALSSLKIEGPSRAFYDRKRSENHIHTQALLALARRHVDVLWALLRDNRTWQPQQPTVAAA, from the coding sequence ATGGCCGAACCCGACCGAGTGTGGGTGGGTATCGACGTCGGTAAGTCCACTCATCATGCGTGCGCGATCGATGACACCGGAAAGGTGGTGTGGTCGAAGAAAATCCCGAACGAACAGGCCGCGATCGAAGACCTGATCGCCCAGGGCGGCCGGATTGCTAACCACGTGGTGTGGGCGATCGATTTGACCTCGCCGCCGGCGGCGCTGCTGATCGCCGTACTGCTGAGCGCGAAAGCCGAGGTGGTGTATGTGCCGGGCCGCACGGTTAACACGATGAGTCATGCGTTCCGCGGCGAAGGCAAGACCGACGCCAAAGACGCGCGGGTAATCGCCGAAACCGCTCGGCACCGACGAGATCTGTCCCCGGTCGTACCCGGCGAAGACCTGGTTGCCGAATTGCGGTCGCTGACCGCATACCGGTCGGATCTGATGGCTGACTGGGTGCGAGGCGTGAACCGGCTGCGCTCGATGCTCACCGCCATCTTCCCTGCTCTGGAAGCTGCGTTCGACTACTCCACCCGCGCGCCGTTGATCCTGGTATCCGCTATGTGCACTCCGGGCGAAATCCGGTCGGCAAAAAGAGCTGGCGTGATCAAGCACCTTCGGAAAAACCGGGCATGGCCCAACAACATCGACACGATCGCCGACAAGGCGCTCGCCGCGGCAGCAGGCCAGATAATCACCCTTCCCGGCGAAGCCGGAACCGCCGCGCTCATCAAGCAACTCGCAGCACGGCTGCTGGACTTGGATCGGCAGATCAAGGACATCGATAAGCAAATCACCAACAAATTTCGTGAGCATCCCAGCGCCGCCATCGTCGAGTCGATGCCCGGCATGGGGCCACACCTGGGCGCTGAGTTCCTCGTAATCACCGGCGGCAACATGGCCGCCTTCACCAACCCCGGCCGACTGGCATCGTTCGCCGGATTGGTACCCGTCCCACGCGATTCCGGCCGTATCACCGGCAATCTGCATCGGCCCAAGCGCTACAACCGGCGCCTGCGCCGCGTGTTCTACCTCGCCGCCCTGTCCAGCCTCAAGATCGAAGGTCCCTCGCGGGCTTTCTACGACCGCAAACGATCCGAGAACCATATCCACACCCAGGCCCTGCTTGCCCTGGCACGCCGCCACGTCGACGTCCTGTGGGCACTGCTGCGCGACAACAGAACCTGGCAACCCCAGCAACCAACCGTGGCAGCTGCCTGA
- a CDS encoding SDR family oxidoreductase, with product MGFVAQQQSVPGVQAKMEPIPDCGENSYRGSGKLLGKKAIITGGDSGIGRAVTIAYAREGADVLIAYLNEDDDARDVARHVTDAGRKCVLVPGDLSDPAHCRAVVDRAVRELGGVDILVNNAAYQMMHKNLDEISDEEWDYTFRLNVGAYFYLTKAALPHLRAGSSIIGSSSVNSDTPNPTLAPYAATKAAIANFSASLAQLLGDKGIRVNSVAPGPIWTPLIPSTMPPDSVESFGDNVPLGRAGQPAELAPIYVLLASDEASYISGARVAVTGGRPIL from the coding sequence ATGGGCTTTGTGGCGCAGCAACAATCAGTCCCGGGCGTGCAGGCGAAGATGGAACCAATTCCGGACTGTGGTGAAAACAGTTACCGGGGTTCGGGAAAACTGCTCGGCAAAAAGGCGATCATCACCGGCGGCGACAGCGGCATCGGCAGGGCGGTGACGATCGCCTACGCCCGCGAGGGCGCCGACGTGCTGATCGCCTACCTCAACGAGGACGACGACGCGCGCGACGTGGCCCGCCACGTCACCGACGCCGGCCGCAAATGCGTGCTGGTGCCCGGCGACCTATCCGATCCCGCCCACTGCCGGGCGGTGGTGGACCGCGCGGTGCGGGAGCTGGGCGGGGTGGACATCCTGGTCAACAACGCCGCCTATCAAATGATGCACAAGAACCTCGACGAGATCAGCGACGAGGAGTGGGACTACACCTTCCGGCTCAACGTCGGCGCTTATTTCTACCTGACCAAGGCCGCGCTGCCGCATCTGCGCGCCGGCTCGTCGATCATCGGCAGCTCCTCGGTGAACTCCGATACGCCCAATCCCACCCTGGCGCCCTACGCGGCCACCAAGGCGGCCATCGCCAACTTCTCGGCCAGCCTGGCCCAGCTGCTGGGAGACAAGGGAATTCGGGTCAACAGCGTGGCGCCGGGGCCGATCTGGACACCGCTGATCCCGTCCACCATGCCGCCGGACAGCGTGGAGTCGTTCGGCGACAACGTGCCGCTGGGCCGCGCCGGGCAGCCGGCCGAACTGGCGCCCATCTACGTGCTGCTGGCCTCCGACGAGGCGAGCTACATCTCCGGGGCGCGGGTCGCCGTCACCGGCGGACGGCCCATCCTCTAG
- a CDS encoding ChaB family protein produces MPKTTKGGAPKKGELPSTLQRSSAKAQRTFAKAHDAAAQEYGSEERAHRVAYSAVKHSFEKVGDHWEPKAKKGPSDQRARSGGPRASGASAEGVDANASKKHLLDVARRLDVRGRSTMTKSELVDAIKKHNRRARAR; encoded by the coding sequence ATGCCCAAGACGACCAAGGGCGGCGCGCCCAAGAAGGGCGAATTGCCCAGCACCCTGCAACGTTCCAGCGCCAAGGCGCAGCGGACGTTCGCCAAAGCCCATGACGCGGCCGCGCAGGAGTACGGCAGCGAGGAACGCGCCCACCGGGTGGCCTACTCGGCGGTCAAACACAGTTTCGAGAAGGTCGGCGACCACTGGGAGCCCAAGGCGAAGAAGGGTCCCTCCGACCAGCGGGCCCGCAGCGGTGGCCCGCGGGCGTCCGGTGCGTCGGCCGAGGGCGTCGACGCCAACGCGAGCAAGAAGCACCTGCTGGACGTGGCCCGCCGACTCGATGTCCGGGGCCGCTCGACGATGACCAAGTCCGAGTTGGTCGACGCGATCAAGAAGCACAACCGCCGGGCGCGGGCCCGCTGA